The window CAGCATCTTGACAATTTTGGGATGCAGCGTTCTCCCCGCATGAAAGGGCAGGACGAACCTTTCCCGACCTCTTTGGTATATCCGGTGACTTCCCCTGCTTCTGACATTCCGGAACCCCGCCCTGACAAGCATCTTCTCCGCTTCCCGGGCAGTCAGTCTCGGCAGTTCAGGCAACGCCGATGTCCATGGTGGCCGTCAGTATTTCCTTGCTTGCGAAATATGATTTTTCTTCCGCCGACAAAGTTTCCAGATACAAAGCCGCCGC is drawn from Gammaproteobacteria bacterium and contains these coding sequences:
- a CDS encoding type II toxin-antitoxin system HicA family toxin gives rise to the protein MPELPRLTAREAEKMLVRAGFRNVRSRGSHRIYQRGRERFVLPFHAGRTLHPKIVKMLYQLVTNGSD